A part of Gossypium hirsutum isolate 1008001.06 chromosome A07, Gossypium_hirsutum_v2.1, whole genome shotgun sequence genomic DNA contains:
- the LOC107930808 gene encoding uncharacterized protein, producing the protein MKVQLFVVLLLWIFVELPVLITSFMPPYESDPTLPDSSVIIAYNRSTDIEKHCSSFLTLASELKPDVNRGSRLKNELSFYLGDWEQETDEAPLIQFDDNGNLESSQPPTSLFKLAFFEVRDVNSIQQLQNTVSLGGVLSVGISKDWSFSYGDIEPNMNPGSSVVKIVFEGVYMEVEDDGEERLMCLVGSSTSTLPCTDTCDNDVFWALQTGDVPTYNHRHIRFLQDDQVLLVLRYPKSFNLTQRAIYREMTSLNEQGGQRYFSKVHISSQLSGHSKYQFSSELVQSTTFDPPPYQDELMEDGVLMLTGRQFCRVLHHEYREICLSIAPNYRFSSSDKNQIHGKFSHFVLEKEMQATGILSIDEVKLIFQHVKCEQDTNRTGSTKVTAVLRSVTKTSFQHLERLRTGLSGSTLAVEGIWNSSSGQLSMVGCQGTVDSGPEGCDYVISMYFPHSLSIKQISFLFGTISNVKKDTGLDNPLYFNAMRGINTGDFTEYLSYNYSMIKLVNAFERRTIPYQVLSIAKQWLFKYPALKDAEEPLAQLNQLTRKLASDGSVVVPDDQLIAGPKSRALVQINVLSLGPLLMDRNLRNKTVITKDELTSCRFWNVSMHLAFKTEEELKKTIYKDVSELSLEGVYDPSLGEMHLVGCRKALVGSMGIERGQDCLISVKIQYTPLNLQLWKKPTAKITINSQRKVGDPLYFNLINIHVHLSYYLDYFEADTQRAYFEAILGSLVLTMSIAIIWNQLLYMKVNADIVPYISTTMLAFQFLGYSLPLICNAKVVLKSMVPKDYEWPPPANGMLKFVQSFEQALLLVMLLLIARLVHMVVESRSKTMSDAPREKRVMLTTMAMAIYAYGVLILIVAVDKQNGHVWQIWMDVMVYLVYVFQDFFLLPQIISNRLMAMPVKCLREGYYLGLTTVRLLVLYFDYLMDPTIYTRVGRFDFSSLSSTSLTLSPVAAPVILDTYNL; encoded by the coding sequence ATGAAGGTTCAACTCTTTGTTGTTCTTCTCCTCTGGATATTTGTTGAATTGCCTGTGTTAATAACTAGTTTTATGCCACCTTACGAATCCGACCCGACCCTGCCGGATTCTTCGGTCATCATTGCATACAACCGGTCTACCGATATCGAAAAGCATTGCAGCTCTTTTCTAACCTTAGCTTCTGAACTAAAACCTGATGTCAACAGGGGAAGTAGGCTCAAGAATGAACTCTCCTTCTATCTTGGTGATTGGGAGCAGGAAACTGATGAGGCACCATTGATACAATTTGATGACAATGGCAACCTTGAGAGCAGTCAACCTCCAACTTCCCTATTTAAGTTAGCTTTCTTTGAGGTAAGGGATGTCAACTCCATCCAGCAACTTCAAAACACAGTAAGTCTTGGAGGGGTTCTATCTGTAGGCATATCCAAAGACTGGTCATTTTCTTATGGTGACATAGAGCCTAATATGAATCCAGGCTCATCGGTCGTGAAGATTGTTTTCGAAGGGGTTTATATGGAGGTAGAAGATGATGGAGAAGAACGTTTGATGTGCTTGGTAGGAAGTTCAACTTCAACCTTGCCTTGTACCGACACATGTGACAATGATGTGTTCTGGGCGCTTCAAACCGGCGATGTTCCCACTTATAATCACCGCCATATTCGTTTCTTGCAAGATGATCAAGTTTTGCTTGTTTTACGCTATCCTAAAAGCTTCAACTTGACACAAAGAGCAATCTATAGAGAAATGACAAGTCTAAATGAACAAGGAGGGCAAAGGTACTTCAGTAAAGTTCATATATCTTCTCAGTTGAGTGGCCACTCGAAATATCAATTTAGTTCGGAATTGGTCCAATCCACAACTTTTGATCCACCCCCTTACCAAGATGAGTTGATGGAAGATGGTGTCCTTATGCTTACTGGTAGACAGTTCTGCCGAGTACTTCACCATGAGTATCGAGAAATATGTTTAAGCATCGCTCCAAATTACAGGTTCAGCAGTAGCGATAAGAACCAGATCCATGGCAAATTCAGCCATTTCGTTCTCGAGAAGGAGATGCAGGCTACTGGTATTTTGAGTATTGATGAGGTTAAGCTCATTTTCCAGCATGTCAAATGCGAGCAAGATACAAACAGAACCGGCAGTACAAAGGTAACTGCAGTGCTGAGATCAGTTACCAAAACAAGTTTCCAACACTTGGAAAGATTACGAACTGGCCTTTCAGGGTCGACATTAGCTGTTGAGGGTATATGGAATTCTTCTTCTGGACAGCTTTCCATGGTTGGATGTCAAGGGACGGTGGACTCCGGACCCGAAggatgtgattatgtgatctcaATGTACTTCCCACATTCACTTTCCATTAAGCAGATAAGCTTCCTGTTTGGAACCATATCCAACGTGAAAAAGGATACAGGTTTGGACAATCCTTTATATTTTAATGCAATGCGAGGCATAAACACCGGAGATTTCACTGAATATTTATCTTATAATTATTCCATGATCAAGTTGGTCAATGCATTTGAGAGGAGAACAATACCTTATCAAGTTTTAAGCATTGCCAAGCAATGGCTCTTCAAGTATCCAGCTCTAAAGGATGCAGAAGAACCACTTGCTCAGTTAAACCAACTGACCAGAAAACTTGCTTCAGATGGCTCTGTAGTAGTTCCAGATGATCAGTTGATTGCTGGACCGAAATCTCGAGCCCTCGTTCAGATCAATGTGCTTTCTTTAGGTCCATTATTAATGGACAGAAATCTTAGAAACAAAACAGTCATTACAAAAGATGAGCTTACTAGCTGCCGGTTCTGGAATGTATCGATGCATCTCGCATTCAAAACCGAGGAAGAACTCAAGAAAACAATATATAAAGATGTTTCAGAATTGTCCCTGGAAGGCGTATATGATCCTAGTTTGGGTGAGATGCATTTGGTCGGATGTAGGAAGGCTTTGGTCGGGAGTATGGGCATAGAACGAGGCCAAGATTGTCTTATATCAGTGAAAATTCAGTATACACCACTGAATTTACAATTGTGGAAAAAACCAACTGCTAAGATCACCATCAACAGCCAAAGGAAAGTCGGTGATCCCCTCTACTTTAACTTGATCAACATTCATGTTCATTTGAGTTATTATCTAGATTATTTCGAAGCAGATACTCAACGAGCATACTTCGAGGCAATCTTAGGCAGTCTAGTGCTCACCATGTCGATTGCAATCATATGGAACCAGCTGTTATACATGAAGGTAAATGCAGACATTGTTCCATACATATCTACTACCATGCTTGCTTTTCAGTTCCTTGGATATAGCCTTCCACTGATCTGTAATGCCAAAGTCGTGTTGAAATCAATGGTACCTAAAGATTATGAATGGCCTCCTCCAGCAAATGGAATGTTGAAATTTGTTCAAAGTTTTGAACAGGCTCTTTTGCTGGTCATGTTACTACTTATTGCAAGACTTGTCCATATGGTAGTAGAATCTAGAAGCAAGACCATGTCTGATGCTCCTAGAGAGAAAAGGGTTATGTTGACTACCATGGCCATGGCCATATACGCTTATGGAGTTCTTATTTTGATTGTTGCTGTTGATAAacaaaatgggcatgtatggcaGATTTGGATGGATGTAATGGTGTATCTTGTTTATGTTTTTCAAGATTTCTTTCTGCTTCCTCAGATTATTAGCAATAGACTGATGGCAATGCCTGTTAAGTGCTTGAGGGAAGGCTATTACCTTGGATTGACCACAGTAAGGTTGCTTGTGCTCTATTTTGACTACTTAATGGATCCTACTATATATACCAGAGTGGGAAGATTTGATTTCTCAAGTTTAAGCTCAACAAGTCTAACCCTTTCTCCGGTTGCTGCTCCTGTTATATTGGatacctacaatctttga
- the LOC107930794 gene encoding LOW QUALITY PROTEIN: ABC transporter G family member 38-like (The sequence of the model RefSeq protein was modified relative to this genomic sequence to represent the inferred CDS: substituted 1 base at 1 genomic stop codon), producing the protein MSMEIGHYRTCSTMSGSRVQEEDDEEALKWAALERLPTYDRARKGVLHGVLGDLKEIDLRKLEFQESKELLNRFIKDADKHEEFLKNIKQRIDRVSLNLPTIEVRFEDINVQGEAYVGSRALPTISNSLFNIIEGVGHYLHILSSHKKKFSILRDVSGIIKPGRLTLLLGPPGSGKTTLLQALTGKLDPLVKFSGKVTYNGHEMHEFVPRRTSAYISQYDIHLPQLTVRETLAFSAKCQGVGTGYDMLTELLRREKELNIRPDPYIDALMKASVLKGHKEEIVTDYALKILGLEVCADTIVGDAMMRGVSGGQKKRVTTGEMLVGPVGALFMDNISTGLDSSTTYQIVNCIKQSIHIFNKTAIISLLQPPPETFELFDDIILLSEGRIVYQGPREYVLNFFESMGFKCPERKGVADYLQEVTSRKDQGQYWFRHETPYRFVSVNEFAEAFESFHIGLDIKNQLAVPFDRSKNHPAALTKTRYGANKMELMKACLSREVILMKRNVFLHGFKIFQLELGAVIVATVFVEARKHHSTIADGTVYLGALFFVLNTINFTGFFELPLTIDKLPVFYKQRDRLFYPSWAFSLPTAVLGIFISMFEVAVWIAITYYVIGFDPNITRMLKQYLVLVMSGQMSYALFRCLAALTRDHVVANTAGCLSVMWLLIFGGFILSRENMPNWLIWGYWTSPLMYVQTAISVNEFLGHAWNKALNGTKETVGVAVLKARGVFTNPNWYWISIVALIGFIFLFNAISALAFAYLDEYGKSQAVFLSEESTKEDTTMASEGDGTLLNKSNSKTKRASRNAVAVHNYQEKGMLLPFTPLSVTFENITYSVDMPKGMRSQGVLDDRLMLLNQVSGAFRPGVLTALMGVSGAGKTTLLDVLAGRKNSGYTEGNITVSGYQKKQDTFARVTGYCEQNDIHSPLVTVYETLLYSAWLRLPHDIDPESRELFVEEVMELIELKSLRDALVGFPNVNGLSIEQRKRLTIAVELVANPSIIFMDEPTSGLDARAAAIVMRTVRNTVDTGRTVVCTIHQPSIDIFESFDELFLLTRGGEEIYFGPLGRMSSHLIKYFEDINGVSKIKEGYNPATWVLEVTTRPQEEILGVKFADVYKRSDLYRRNKALISELSTPPPGSHDLHFPTKYAQPYLTQFIACLWKQHRSYWRNTSYNAVRIYFSTAMSIIFGVLFWNLGSKRGTKQDLFNAMGAMYTAITFMGTQSAASVRPVIIAERTVFYRERAAGFYSALPYAFAQVAIEIPYTIAQVAIYGIIVYAMMGFQWTASKFFLNTFIMFITVLLYIYYGIMVVSASPNQPTAAVLSGIFYTMWSLFSGFIIPRPRIVVWWRWYAWVCPVSWSMWGMTTSQYGDLQNKLETGETVAXFVEDYFGFRHDWLWIVCLVLIGFTLLFASVFAFSMKFFNFQKR; encoded by the exons ATGTCGATGGAAATAGGACATTACAGGACATGTTCGACCATGTCAGGCAGCAGAGTGCAAGAAGAAGACGATGAAGAAGCACTGAAATGGGCAGCTCTCGAACGACTCCCCACCTACGACCGTGCTCGGAAAGGAGTTTTGCATGGGGTTTTGGGTGACTTGAAAGAGATTGATCTTCGAAAACTTGAGTTCCAAGAAAGTAAAGAGTTGCTTAATAGGTTTATAAAGGATGCTGATAAACATGAAGAGTTCTTGAAGAACATCAAACAACGAATCGACAG GGTTTCTTTGAATTTGCCAACAATAGAAGTTCGATTCGAAGACATAAACGTACAAGGAGAAGCCTATGTCGGTAGTAGGGCTTTGCCAACAATCTCCAACTCACTTTTCAATATTATAGAG GGTGTTGGGCATTACCTTCATATACTCTCAAGTCACAAGAAAAAGTTCTCAATTTTACGAGATGTGAGTGGGATTATCAAGCCAGGCAg gtTAACTCTACTTTTAGGCCCACCAGGTTCAGGAAAGACCACCCTACTTCAAGCATTGACCGGTAAACTTGACCCACTAGTCAAG TTTTCTGGGAAAGTAACGTATAATGGTCACGAAATGCATGAATTTGTTCCCCGAAGAACATCAGCTTATATCAGCCAATATGATATCCATTTACCTCAACTGACTGTTAGAGAAACTTTGGCTTTCTCTGCCAAATGTCAAGGCGTTGGCACTGGTTATG ATATGCTTACTGAGCTCCTTAGAAGAGAAAAGGAGTTGAATATTAGACCAGATCCTTATATCGATGCCTTAATGAAG GCATCAGTTCTGAAAGGACATAAGGAAGAAATTGTTACAGACTATGCTCTCAAG ATTTTAGGACTGGAAGTCTGTGCTGACACCATAGTAGGTGATGCAATGATGAGAGGTGTTTCTGGTGGACAAAAGAAACGTGTAACTACAG GGGAGATGCTTGTTGGTCCTGTAGGAGCACTTTTTATGGACAATATATCAACAGGTCTTGATAGTTCCACAACTTACCAAATTGTCAACTGTATCAAACAATCAATCCACATTTTCAACAAAACTGCTATAATCTCACTTCTTCAGCCCCCACCTGAAACTTTTGAGCTTTTTGATGACATTATCCTTCTTTCAGAAGGACGAATAGTTTACCAGGGCCCTCGAGAATACGTTCTTAATTTCTTCGAATCCATGGGGTTCAAATGTCCTGAAAGAAAAGGCGTTGCGGATTACTTACAAGAA GTTACATCAAGAAAAGATCAAGGACAATACTGGTTTCGTCACGAAACACCGTATCGTTTTGTTTCGGTTAATGAATTTGCTGAAGCCTTCGAGTCGTTTCATATTGGATTAGACATCAAAAACCAGCTTGCTGTTCCATTTGACAGGTCAAAGAATCACCCTGCAGCTTTGACAAAAACTAGATATGGAGCTAACAAAATGGAATTGATGAAAGCTTGTTTGTCAAGAGAAGTTATTTTGATGAAAAGAAATGTGTTCTTACATGGTTTCAAGATATTTCAGTTGGAACTCGGTGCAGTTATCGTTGCTACCGTTTTCGTTGAAGCTAGAAAGCATCATAGTACAATTGCAGATGGAACAGTTTACTTAGGGGCTCTCTTTTTTGTCCTAAACACGATTAACTTCACCGGGTTTTTTGAACTTCCATTAACGATCGATAAGCTTCCGGTCTTTTACAAACAAAGAGACCGTCTGTTTTATCCATCATGGGCATTTTCATTACCAACAGCAGTTCTTGGTATCTTTATATCAATGTTTGAAGTTGCTGTTTGGATTGCTATAACTTACTACGTAATAGGATTTGATCCCAACATTACAAG GATGTTAAAACAATATCTTGTCCTTGTCATGAGTGGACAAATGTCTTATGCACTGTTTAGATGCCTTGCTGCATTAACTAGAGATCACGTTGTTGCTAACACAGCTGGTTGTCTTTCAGTGATGTGGCTTTTAATATTTGGTGGATTTATTTTATCAAGAG AAAATATGCCCAACTGGTTGATATGGGGATATTGGACATCGCCTCTTATGTATGTTCAAACTGCCATTTCAGTAAATGAATTCCTAGGCCATGCTTGGAATAAA GCACTTAACGGAACAAAAGAGACGGTTGGAGTAGCGGTCTTGAAAGCTCGTGGGGTATTCACTAATCCAAATTGGTATTGGATTAGTATTGTTGCATTGATTGGCTTTATATTCCTCTTCAATGCCATATCCGCTCTGGCTTTTGCTTACCTTGATG AATATGGGAAATCGCAGGCAGTGTTTTTGAGTGAAGAATCTACTAAAGAAGACACTACCATGGCAAGTGAAGGTGACGGAACATTGTTAAACAAAAGCAACTCAAAGACTAAGAGAGCATCTAGAA ATGCCGTGGCGGTTCATAATTATCAAGAGAAAGGAATGCTTCTTCCTTTTACACCACTCTCAGTTACCTTCGAGAACATCACGTATTCGGTTGACATGCCAAAG GGAATGAGATCCCAAGGCGTGTTGGATGATAGATTGATGCTTTTAAATCAAGTGAGTGGAGCATTCAGACCAGGTGTTTTAACAGCTTTAATGGGTGTTAGTGGAGCTGGTAAGACTACACTGCTTGATGTGTTAGCAGGGAGGAAAAACAGTGGATATACAGAAGGAAACATCACTGTTTCAGGCTATCAAAAGAAACAAGATACTTTTGCTCGAGTTACTGGTTATTGCGAGCAAAACGACATTCATTCTCCTCTTGTAACTGTCTATGAAACTTTACTATACTCGGCGTGGCTTCGGTTGCCTCATGACATTGATCCTGAAAGTAGAGAGCTTTTTGTTGAGGAAGTTATGGAATTGATTGAGTTGAAGTCATTGAGAGATGCATTGGTTGGATTTCCTAACGTGAACGGACTATCCATCGAGCAGCGTAAACGGTTAACCATTGCAGTCGAGCTTGTTGCTAACCCTTCAATAATTTTCATGGATGAACCAACCTCAGGTCTTGATGCAAGAGCAGCAGCTATTGTGATGAGAACCGTGAGAAACACGGTGGATACGGGAAGAACCGTGGTATGCACAATTCACCAACCCAGTATCGATATATTCGAATCTTTTGATGAG CTCTTCCTATTAACACGCGGAGGTGAAGAAATATATTTCGGTCCTCTAGGCCGTATGTCAAGCCATTTGATCAAGTACTTTGAGGATATCAATGGAGTAAGCAAGATAAAAGAAGGCTATAACCCGGCAACCTGGGTGTTGGAAGTGACAACACGACCTCAAGAAGAGATTCTAGGAGTAAAATTTGCCGACGTGTACAAAAGATCCGATCTTTATAG AAGAAACAAGGCCTTGATTTCGGAGTTGAGCACTCCACCTCCTGGTTCACACGATCTCCATTTTCCGACCAAGTATGCACAACCCTACCTTACACAATTCATAGCTTGTTTATGGAAACAACACAGATCATATTGGAGGAACACATCATACAATGCAGTGAGGATTTATTTCAGTACTGCAATGAGCATTATTTTCGGAGTTTTATTCTGGAACCTTGGAAGCAAAAG GGGAACAAAACAGGATCTTTTCAACGCAATGGGTGCAATGTACACTGCAATTACATTCATGGGAACACAAAGTGCTGCTTCAGTGAGACCTGTTATAATAGCTGAAAGAACAGTTTTTTACAGAGAAAGAGCTGCTGGATTTTATTCTGCATTGCCTTATGCTTTTGCACAG GTTGCTATTGAAATCCCATATACCATAGCTCAAGTTGCTATATATGGGATTATAGTTTATGCAATGATGGGGTTTCAATGGACAGCATCCAAGTTCTTCTTAAACACATTCATCATGTTCATCACAGTTCTTCTCTACATATACTATGGAATCATGGTTGTATCTGCAAGTCCTAATCAACCAACTGCTGCTGTACTTTCTGGTATCTTTTATACAATGTGGAGTCTCTTCTCCGGTTTCATAATTCCGCGACCG AGGATTGTTGTGTGGTGGAGATGGTATGCTTGGGTGTGTCCGGTTTCATGGTCCATGTGGGGAATGACAACTTCACAGTATGGTGACTTGCAGAACAAGTTAGAGACAGGAGAAACAGTGGCTTAGTTCGTGGAAGATTACTTTGGCTTCAGACATGACTGGTTATGGATAGTCTGTCTTGTCCTAATTGGGTTTACTTTGTTGTTTGCTTCTGTATTTGCTTTCTCCATGAAATTCTTCAACTTCCAAAAGAGAtga